One window of the uncultured Methanobrevibacter sp. genome contains the following:
- a CDS encoding signal peptidase I, with protein MDIDLKEIAVYIVLIILVLIAAQHLNVVVSGSMEPVMYRGDIVVLEKANLLGLQEFNPDEVEVGDIVVYNAAWHDGPVIHRVIEKGQINSTTVFKIKGDNNDVADPYWVTESQITSRVLTFNGQPVIIPKIGYISIWIRGL; from the coding sequence TTGGATATAGATTTAAAAGAAATAGCAGTTTATATTGTCCTTATCATCCTTGTTCTTATTGCTGCACAACACTTGAATGTAGTTGTATCCGGCAGTATGGAACCTGTTATGTATAGGGGAGATATTGTAGTGCTTGAAAAAGCAAACTTACTTGGATTGCAGGAGTTCAATCCAGATGAAGTTGAAGTTGGAGACATTGTAGTCTACAATGCAGCTTGGCATGATGGGCCGGTTATCCATAGAGTGATTGAAAAAGGTCAAATAAATAGCACTACAGTCTTTAAGATAAAAGGGGATAATAATGATGTTGCAGACCCTTATTGGGTAACTGAAAGTCAGATTACCTCTAGAGTCTTAACTTTTAATGGCCAACCTGTAATTATTCCTAAAATAGGATACATCTCCATATGGATAAGAGGACTTTAA
- the argS gene encoding arginine--tRNA ligase — translation MYFKIKSEAQEALKKAVDQFDCDFEDEIKLEFPPNPELGDLASTVSFQLAKHLRKAPNLIAPEVVEKIELPEIFEKVEATGPYVNFFINHDIFAKQLLDSVDEDYGELPKVDEKIILEHTSANPNGPLHIGHIRNSVLGDSLRRLLTTAGREVDTQYYVNDMGRQLAMIVFGMEELGLKLEDQPAEKIDHKVGELYFKVNQMLKEDESLGEGVDATIRKYEGGPSDLDEKFEYAVNSCLEGVKETLKRMNVKHDAFVWEGQFVRTGIVDKITNELYEIGYARKEDVLYLDLTEYGIDKHLVLRRADGTSLYSTRDIAYHIYKCKKCDKVLDIFGSDHKLAARQVELALEILEEIEPNSDKMEVIFYEFITLPEGSMSTRRGVFISVDELMDEAVKRAKEEIVSRRPDLDEETIDEIAEEIGIGAIRYYIARLSPEKHITFKWDEALSFERGCASIQYAHARACKLLRKAQDEKDIDLASLKAEENWSLDDNEKELVKLIAKFPSLIEDSANIKRVHPIAQYCQDLAGAFNRFYKSEQVIGSDVESARLILVEKARITLRNALDILGVSAPELM, via the coding sequence ATGTACTTTAAAATAAAATCTGAAGCTCAAGAAGCTTTAAAAAAAGCAGTTGATCAATTCGACTGTGATTTTGAAGATGAAATTAAATTGGAGTTTCCACCTAATCCAGAGTTAGGTGATTTGGCCAGCACTGTTTCTTTCCAATTGGCTAAACATTTAAGAAAGGCTCCAAATTTAATTGCTCCTGAAGTTGTAGAAAAAATAGAACTTCCTGAAATTTTTGAAAAGGTTGAAGCTACTGGCCCTTATGTAAATTTCTTCATCAATCATGATATCTTTGCAAAGCAATTGTTGGATTCTGTAGATGAGGATTATGGTGAACTTCCAAAAGTTGATGAAAAAATCATTTTGGAACACACTTCAGCTAACCCTAACGGTCCATTGCATATTGGTCACATCAGAAACTCTGTTTTAGGGGATTCCTTAAGAAGACTTTTAACCACAGCAGGTAGAGAAGTGGATACCCAATACTATGTAAACGATATGGGAAGACAATTGGCTATGATTGTTTTCGGTATGGAAGAGCTTGGATTGAAACTTGAAGACCAACCAGCTGAAAAGATTGACCACAAAGTTGGAGAATTATACTTTAAAGTCAATCAAATGCTAAAAGAGGATGAGTCCTTAGGTGAAGGAGTAGATGCAACCATCAGAAAATATGAAGGTGGCCCATCAGACCTTGATGAAAAGTTCGAATATGCTGTTAACAGTTGTCTTGAAGGTGTAAAGGAAACCTTGAAAAGAATGAATGTAAAGCATGATGCATTTGTTTGGGAAGGACAATTCGTAAGGACAGGCATTGTTGACAAGATCACCAATGAATTGTATGAAATCGGTTATGCAAGAAAAGAGGATGTATTATACCTTGACTTGACTGAATATGGCATTGACAAGCATCTTGTCTTAAGAAGAGCAGATGGAACAAGCTTATATTCTACAAGAGACATTGCATATCACATTTACAAATGCAAGAAATGCGATAAGGTATTGGACATCTTCGGTTCTGACCATAAATTGGCTGCAAGACAAGTGGAACTCGCTCTTGAAATACTCGAAGAGATTGAACCTAACAGTGACAAGATGGAAGTTATCTTCTATGAATTCATTACATTACCTGAAGGTTCCATGTCTACAAGAAGAGGAGTGTTCATATCTGTAGACGAATTGATGGATGAAGCTGTAAAGAGAGCTAAGGAAGAAATTGTCTCAAGAAGACCTGATCTCGATGAGGAAACCATTGATGAGATTGCTGAAGAGATTGGTATCGGTGCAATCAGATATTACATTGCAAGGTTATCCCCTGAAAAACACATCACTTTCAAATGGGATGAAGCCTTAAGCTTTGAAAGAGGTTGCGCTTCAATTCAATACGCTCATGCAAGAGCTTGCAAATTACTTAGAAAAGCTCAAGATGAAAAAGATATTGATTTAGCAAGTCTCAAAGCTGAAGAAAACTGGTCATTGGATGACAATGAGAAAGAATTGGTAAAATTGATTGCTAAGTTCCCAAGCTTGATTGAAGATTCAGCAAACATAAAAAGAGTTCATCCAATTGCTCAATACTGTCAAGACTTAGCTGGTGCATTCAACAGATTCTACAAATCAGAACAGGTAATCGGTTCTGATGTGGAAAGTGCAAGATTGATTTTAGTTGAAAAGGCTAGAATCACCTTAAGAAATGCATTGGACATTTTAGGAGTTAGTGCTCCTGAGTTAATGTAG
- a CDS encoding queuosine precursor transporter, translated as MSFLKNKPSQMELYPIITALFCGCLIISNILASKTFSLYDIILPCGVVIFPLVYIVGDVLTEIYGFTLAKRTIYLGFIINLIAVIAYQIAIFLPGTDLATSNAFSIILGSTPRILIASLISYLVGSYVNAYFMKILKERYTDYLFARCSISTLFGEGLDAIIFITIAFAGLMPNEVLITMIICQGAFKIIYEIIVYPITRTVINWIKSLDDTPFAKIA; from the coding sequence GTGAGTTTTTTGAAAAATAAGCCAAGCCAAATGGAATTATATCCAATAATTACTGCATTGTTTTGCGGATGCCTTATAATTTCAAACATTCTTGCTTCAAAAACATTTTCATTATACGATATAATATTGCCATGCGGCGTTGTCATATTCCCACTTGTATATATTGTAGGAGATGTGCTAACTGAAATCTATGGATTTACACTTGCAAAAAGAACCATCTATTTAGGTTTTATAATAAATTTAATAGCTGTCATAGCATATCAGATAGCCATATTCTTACCTGGAACAGATCTTGCAACTTCAAATGCATTCAGCATTATTTTAGGAAGCACTCCAAGAATATTGATTGCAAGTTTAATATCATACCTTGTAGGATCTTATGTAAACGCTTATTTTATGAAAATACTAAAGGAAAGATACACAGATTACCTATTTGCAAGATGTTCAATAAGCACATTGTTTGGTGAAGGATTGGATGCAATAATCTTCATTACAATTGCATTTGCAGGATTAATGCCTAATGAGGTTTTGATTACAATGATAATCTGTCAAGGCGCATTCAAGATAATTTATGAAATCATTGTTTATCCAATAACCAGAACTGTAATCAATTGGATAAAGTCACTTGATGATACACCATTTGCAAAAATAGCTTAA
- a CDS encoding tetratricopeptide repeat protein, protein MDFNDPALEHLVNKITIALQENNREEAARYMDIIIEEYPEVANILMNSIEFQTLMAENEEIVENESHALSDEDIIKPGNSMEIDEQRVIDDMNAMLDIEPTTAQEFIQKGTVLTITEQFEDALDCFNNALELDPNNLSALISKGNTYELMENYEEASKVYDIVMDVEVSGIYDLMSKGYVLENHQRFEDALKTYNKALKSDKNNSNILFLKGSCLIKLQKHNEAVQTLDECIERYSDNPYETIFELENAYHNKGVALHALEEDDEALEAFSLALGINPNYHYSYYEIGIIQEDREKYESALKNYEKFLEFDNTDSEVVEAKERVEKLI, encoded by the coding sequence ATGGACTTTAATGACCCTGCATTAGAACACTTAGTAAATAAAATTACAATTGCACTCCAAGAAAACAATAGGGAAGAGGCAGCAAGATACATGGATATCATCATTGAAGAGTATCCGGAAGTGGCGAATATCTTAATGAATTCTATAGAATTCCAAACATTGATGGCTGAAAATGAGGAAATAGTTGAAAATGAATCTCATGCATTAAGTGATGAAGATATCATCAAGCCTGGAAACAGCATGGAAATCGATGAGCAAAGAGTCATTGATGACATGAACGCAATGTTGGATATTGAGCCTACAACTGCTCAGGAATTCATTCAAAAAGGTACTGTCTTGACAATTACAGAGCAATTTGAAGATGCTTTAGACTGCTTCAATAATGCATTGGAATTAGATCCGAATAACCTTTCCGCATTAATTTCAAAAGGAAACACTTACGAACTTATGGAAAATTACGAAGAGGCTTCCAAGGTCTATGACATTGTTATGGATGTGGAAGTAAGTGGAATTTACGATTTAATGAGTAAAGGATATGTCCTTGAAAATCATCAAAGATTTGAAGATGCCTTAAAAACCTATAATAAGGCTCTCAAATCTGACAAAAACAATTCAAACATTCTATTTTTAAAAGGAAGCTGTTTAATCAAGCTTCAAAAGCATAATGAAGCTGTTCAAACCTTAGATGAATGCATTGAAAGATACAGCGACAACCCATACGAAACAATTTTCGAATTGGAGAATGCATACCACAACAAAGGTGTTGCATTGCATGCCTTAGAGGAAGATGACGAAGCTCTTGAAGCATTCTCTCTTGCACTTGGAATCAATCCAAACTATCACTACTCCTATTATGAGATTGGAATAATCCAAGAGGACAGGGAGAAATATGAAAGCGCTTTGAAAAACTATGAAAAATTCCTTGAATTCGACAACACTGACTCTGAAGTAGTGGAAGCGAAAGAAAGAGTAGAGAAATTGATATAA
- the argF gene encoding ornithine carbamoyltransferase produces the protein MRSLLSVSDIEDEVTRILDIASDFKAGKMEEKPLKDQKLAMIFQKSSTRTRVSFEVGMYELGGTALFLSTNDIQLGRGEPIKDTAKVLSRFVDAIMIRAIEHDDVIELRDEADVPIINGLTNLEHPCQALADMLTVKEHKGGFDGKFVYVGDGNNVCNSLLLICGCLGMDMAVACPDEYKPNAEIVAKAKEYAAKNNSTITITSDVKAAVSGADVIYTDVWVSMGDEAEAEKRRADFKEYQVNQELIDLADDDVIFMHCLPAIRGEEVSAEVIDGPHSVVYDQAENRMHAQKGVLYYFLKELQNQ, from the coding sequence ATGAGAAGTCTATTATCAGTAAGTGATATTGAAGATGAAGTCACTAGAATCTTAGATATTGCAAGTGACTTCAAAGCAGGAAAAATGGAGGAAAAACCTCTAAAAGATCAAAAGTTAGCAATGATTTTCCAAAAATCATCTACAAGAACAAGAGTTTCCTTTGAAGTTGGAATGTATGAATTAGGCGGAACTGCATTGTTCCTATCCACTAACGATATCCAATTGGGAAGAGGGGAACCTATTAAGGATACTGCAAAAGTCCTATCCAGATTCGTTGATGCAATCATGATTAGAGCTATTGAACACGATGATGTAATAGAGCTTAGGGATGAGGCAGATGTGCCAATCATAAACGGTTTAACCAATCTAGAACACCCTTGCCAAGCTTTGGCAGACATGTTGACTGTCAAGGAACATAAAGGAGGATTTGATGGAAAATTCGTTTATGTAGGTGATGGAAACAACGTATGCAACTCACTTTTATTAATCTGCGGATGTTTAGGAATGGACATGGCTGTTGCTTGTCCAGACGAATACAAGCCAAATGCAGAAATTGTAGCTAAAGCTAAAGAATATGCTGCAAAAAACAATTCCACTATCACAATTACAAGTGATGTAAAAGCTGCTGTTAGCGGTGCAGATGTTATCTATACTGATGTTTGGGTAAGTATGGGTGATGAAGCTGAAGCAGAGAAAAGAAGAGCTGACTTTAAGGAATATCAAGTAAATCAAGAACTTATTGATTTGGCAGATGATGACGTGATCTTCATGCACTGCTTGCCTGCAATAAGAGGAGAAGAGGTAAGCGCTGAAGTTATTGACGGCCCTCACTCTGTAGTGTATGACCAAGCTGAAAACAGAATGCATGCACAAAAAGGAGTATTGTACTACTTCTTGAAAGAATTGCAAAACCAATAA
- the purD gene encoding phosphoribosylamine--glycine ligase, whose amino-acid sequence MKVLVVGTGAREHAICDALIKDDVELYAYMSKNNPGISKISTFKKGDEGEVDEVAKFAKENEIELAVIGPEAPLGKGIVNALEAVGVPCVGPAQESARIETDKSFMRNLFQKYQIKGSLTYKVFDNYEDISAFLDEYEKDVVVKPVGLTGGKGVKIVGDHLKDNQDAKAYAKEVMDNAMGGFAQVIIEEKVVGEEFTIQAFCDGENLAPMPAAQDHPHAFENDQGLITGGMGSYSDVGGLLPFMTQKDYDEAVDIMKETLKAIAKETTPYKGILYGQFMLSNEGPKLIEYNARFGDPEAMNVLPLLKTSMLDICKDIVAGNLGEVEFEDLASVCKYIVPDGYPDTPHAGELIEVDEEAIEALGAKVFYAAVSQEEDGIHLSGSRALGIVAQGESIAEAEKIAEEACNIVEGNVYHRRDVGTAALIQKRIDHMEAIRNE is encoded by the coding sequence ATGAAAGTATTAGTTGTTGGAACCGGTGCAAGAGAACATGCAATCTGTGATGCATTGATAAAAGATGATGTAGAATTATATGCTTACATGAGCAAGAACAATCCTGGAATCAGTAAAATATCCACTTTTAAGAAGGGAGATGAAGGGGAAGTTGATGAAGTGGCTAAATTCGCAAAGGAAAATGAAATCGAATTGGCTGTAATCGGACCTGAAGCTCCTCTTGGAAAAGGAATTGTAAATGCTCTTGAAGCGGTTGGAGTCCCTTGTGTTGGACCAGCACAAGAATCCGCAAGAATTGAAACTGACAAATCCTTTATGAGAAACCTCTTTCAAAAATACCAAATCAAAGGATCATTGACCTACAAGGTATTTGATAATTATGAAGACATCAGCGCTTTCCTTGATGAATATGAAAAGGACGTTGTAGTGAAACCTGTAGGATTGACTGGCGGTAAAGGGGTAAAAATCGTAGGTGACCACCTTAAAGACAACCAAGATGCAAAAGCTTATGCAAAGGAAGTTATGGATAATGCGATGGGCGGATTTGCACAAGTAATCATTGAAGAGAAAGTCGTTGGAGAGGAATTCACCATCCAAGCATTCTGTGATGGGGAAAACTTAGCTCCGATGCCTGCAGCTCAAGACCACCCTCATGCTTTTGAAAATGACCAAGGATTGATCACTGGTGGAATGGGTTCCTACTCTGATGTTGGTGGATTATTGCCATTCATGACTCAAAAGGATTACGATGAAGCTGTTGACATCATGAAAGAAACCTTAAAGGCAATAGCTAAGGAAACAACTCCTTACAAAGGAATTCTTTACGGCCAATTCATGTTATCCAATGAGGGCCCTAAATTAATTGAATACAATGCAAGATTCGGTGACCCTGAAGCAATGAACGTGCTTCCACTTTTAAAAACCTCAATGCTTGATATCTGTAAGGATATCGTTGCAGGAAATCTTGGTGAAGTTGAATTTGAAGACTTGGCTTCAGTATGCAAATACATAGTGCCTGACGGATACCCAGACACTCCTCATGCAGGAGAGCTCATTGAAGTGGATGAGGAAGCTATTGAAGCGCTTGGTGCAAAAGTGTTCTATGCAGCTGTAAGCCAAGAGGAAGATGGAATCCATCTTTCAGGTTCAAGAGCTTTAGGAATTGTTGCTCAAGGAGAAAGCATTGCTGAAGCTGAAAAAATAGCTGAAGAAGCTTGTAACATAGTTGAAGGAAATGTTTACCATAGAAGAGACGTTGGAACTGCAGCTTTAATCCAAAAACGTATCGATCATATGGAAGCAATCAGAAACGAATAA
- a CDS encoding acetolactate synthase large subunit has translation MRGGDAIIKALMDKGVDTIFGYPGGTVIPFYDMLYDSDLRHILVRHEQCAAHAAEGYARASGKVGVCLATSGPGATNLVTGIANAYMDSSPLIAITGQVVSNLIGNDAFQEVDIMGITMPITKHSYQPKDANDIPSIINTSFEIASTGRCGPVLIDVPKEVQEQELDDYVLGTIPTPGYKPTVKGNSKQIAKAAKMLLEAERPFILAGGGTILSGANEEVKKLAELINAPIATTLMGKGIVDEKDDLSMGMLGMHGKQVANQNINKTDCLLAIGCRFSDRTTGKLEEFIPNAKVIHIDIDPAEIGKNVAVDLPIVGDAKIVLNQLIKELEAKPSDKNAWLKSIVEFKKSTIPRVSYDDIPLKPQQVIKEIANSITEDTIVTTDVGLHQMWAAHFLDISKPRKFISSGGLGTMGFGFPAAIGAKVACPDDAVLAIVGDGGFLMVSQELATIKEYDIPVVIAMLNNRKLGMVYQWQNKMYNQRYSQTDMGSTPDFVKLAESYGINAVRVEEVGKTQEVLSKALKDNEAILVDITVEKNEFIPMFPPGGGINDLLGEYKYESDVEVDYLDDKELSKDSQYAEGGK, from the coding sequence ATGAGAGGCGGAGACGCTATTATTAAAGCTTTAATGGATAAGGGTGTTGACACCATTTTCGGTTACCCTGGAGGTACCGTAATTCCATTTTATGACATGCTATATGATTCAGATTTAAGGCATATACTTGTTAGACATGAACAATGTGCAGCACATGCTGCAGAAGGTTATGCAAGAGCTTCTGGTAAAGTTGGTGTCTGTTTAGCTACTTCCGGACCTGGTGCAACAAACTTGGTCACTGGTATTGCAAATGCATATATGGATTCATCTCCACTTATTGCAATTACCGGACAGGTTGTAAGTAATTTAATCGGTAATGATGCATTTCAGGAAGTAGACATCATGGGTATTACAATGCCTATCACTAAACATTCCTATCAGCCAAAAGACGCAAACGATATTCCAAGCATCATAAATACCAGTTTTGAAATCGCTTCAACTGGCAGATGCGGACCTGTATTAATCGATGTTCCTAAAGAAGTGCAAGAGCAAGAATTGGATGATTATGTATTGGGAACAATTCCAACTCCTGGTTATAAGCCTACTGTGAAAGGTAATTCTAAACAAATTGCAAAAGCTGCTAAAATGCTTCTTGAAGCAGAAAGGCCATTTATTTTAGCAGGTGGAGGTACCATTTTATCCGGTGCTAATGAGGAAGTCAAGAAACTTGCAGAATTGATCAATGCTCCTATAGCTACTACATTGATGGGTAAAGGTATTGTTGATGAGAAGGATGACTTGTCCATGGGAATGCTTGGTATGCATGGAAAGCAAGTAGCTAATCAAAATATCAATAAAACAGATTGCCTTCTTGCAATTGGTTGCAGATTCTCTGACAGAACTACCGGTAAACTGGAAGAGTTCATACCTAACGCTAAGGTTATCCACATTGACATAGATCCTGCAGAGATTGGTAAGAATGTTGCTGTAGACTTGCCTATTGTAGGTGATGCTAAGATTGTATTGAATCAATTGATTAAAGAGCTTGAAGCAAAACCAAGCGATAAGAATGCTTGGTTAAAATCTATTGTAGAATTTAAGAAATCTACAATACCAAGAGTAAGTTATGATGATATTCCATTAAAACCTCAACAGGTAATCAAGGAAATTGCAAACTCAATTACTGAAGATACCATTGTAACCACTGATGTAGGTCTTCACCAAATGTGGGCGGCACATTTCTTGGACATTTCAAAACCTCGCAAGTTCATATCTTCAGGAGGTCTTGGAACTATGGGATTCGGTTTCCCAGCAGCTATTGGTGCAAAAGTTGCATGTCCAGATGATGCAGTGCTTGCAATTGTAGGTGATGGAGGATTCCTAATGGTTTCTCAAGAATTGGCTACAATCAAGGAGTATGATATTCCTGTAGTTATCGCTATGTTAAACAACAGAAAATTAGGAATGGTTTACCAATGGCAAAACAAGATGTACAACCAAAGATACTCCCAAACTGATATGGGAAGCACTCCTGATTTTGTTAAATTAGCTGAAAGTTACGGCATCAATGCAGTAAGGGTCGAAGAAGTAGGCAAGACTCAAGAGGTCTTATCCAAAGCATTGAAAGATAATGAAGCTATTTTAGTAGACATTACTGTTGAGAAGAATGAGTTCATTCCAATGTTCCCACCAGGTGGAGGAATAAATGACCTTCTTGGTGAGTATAAATATGAAAGTGATGTTGAAGTTGATTATTTAGATGACAAGGAGCTTTCTAAAGATTCCCAATATGCAGAAGGAGGAAAATAG
- the ilvN gene encoding acetolactate synthase small subunit codes for MSEKSHVISTLVEHKPGVLQNVAGLLNRRGFNIDSITVGTSEVEGLARMVFVVKGDEKVLEQVIKQLHKLVDVVKIKDLDPDYVLKRELCLVKVKTTREKSRSEIIEYADIFKAKIIDVCDDFITMEVTGNPEKIDSFLRLLKPFGIKKIARTGPTAIARGHH; via the coding sequence ATGAGCGAAAAATCTCATGTTATCAGTACTTTAGTTGAACACAAGCCAGGTGTACTTCAAAATGTTGCAGGATTATTGAATAGACGTGGATTTAACATTGACAGCATTACCGTAGGGACATCTGAAGTTGAAGGTTTGGCTAGAATGGTTTTCGTTGTAAAAGGCGATGAAAAGGTCTTGGAACAAGTCATCAAGCAATTGCACAAGCTTGTTGATGTTGTAAAAATCAAGGATCTTGACCCTGATTATGTTTTAAAAAGAGAGCTTTGCTTAGTTAAAGTTAAGACCACACGAGAAAAATCAAGGTCTGAGATTATAGAATATGCAGATATTTTCAAGGCAAAAATCATTGATGTATGTGATGATTTCATTACAATGGAAGTTACAGGCAATCCTGAAAAGATCGATTCATTCTTAAGATTGCTTAAGCCATTTGGAATCAAAAAAATAGCTCGTACTGGACCTACTGCTATTGCAAGAGGTCATCACTAG